Sequence from the Cucumis sativus cultivar 9930 chromosome 1, Cucumber_9930_V3, whole genome shotgun sequence genome:
gaatttttttaaaagatacataaaagttatatttgaatattaaaataacgatgggaataaaaattatattaaaattattcttttaaatattgtacTTATGAATGCATACTGTGAGGATAAGATGTATTATGAaagtgtcaacctagttgagatgttatAATGTATCTACTAATTCTCTTAACCTCTTTTGTATTATGGGGATGAAAAATTCATCGTGTTAACGAAGACATTAGATCtcactaattttatttaccattaaactatatatacaataaaatgGTTAAGCAAATAAATGTGAGAATAACATGTTGATGagtctttatttatttgttctcCAACTCTCCATGAAGTGCTCTAATCTCCATGCTATGATTAGATAAAACATCGTGTGtcaagattttgaaatagaaaccttATGAGTTGGGAGATTAAGAGATAAATCTACAACTATTTcaacaaagaaatatatattttttctacaaTGGCTTAAGTGATAACTTGATGAAATTACCTTTCTAGCTCTCTATTTGGTCTAAGTCTCTAAAATGATAGATTTATTGAATCAATTATTAGATGATTTTTATCCATACAATACACTAAAGGACAAGCTTGAAAGTTCATATGTGATCCATCAtaaagtatttaaatcaaaaggCTTGTAATACTTACTTTTGTGAAACAAGATAAGACAGTCAATTGCATATATCCATTTATTGTATGGTCTCTTTAAATGATTTTCACACTCAAATATATGTCAATCACATAAggttcaaaattcaattcaattttcacctttttttttctcatttacaGTAACTTTACTCtgtaaaattcatttattttaatcaaagcaattttaaattattataaaattaggaACTAgcttattcattttaaataacataaacTATCTTAAGTAACTTTAAAATCATCtcataaaatacaaaaaaaatggtaaaaagtagaagatttgatcaaatattttttctatttttcaattaaaaaaacaaaacacaaaattcattttccaaTTGCGGAGACTTAGCAATTCAATGACATTTGTAAAAATCCAAAGCGTCCAATCAGCAAAATAGGGCCAAAGGAATGGACGGGCACGATTAGACTGCCATTTCGCCCTGCAAAAACTCCTTTTTTGATCTCGATCTTGTATTTCAGGGCTAGGGTTTGAGTTTTGGGCAAATTATTCAGAGATGGCAATGAAGCAATTCTTCTCCGAAATCAAGGGCTTGAAAGTTAAGGAGCTGCCTGCCTATGTGAAACCGATGCTCTCCATTGATGCTGCCAAGAAGGCTGTGGAGAGAAGTCTCGACAATTACAACGCCAAGTACATTCAAACTAGTTCAATTGATCCTCTCCTTCATGTCTGCTTTGGTGGTATGATCTTTTCGTACCTCGTTGCGCTTCCTGAGGAACGACGCCACCTTGAACATCAGCAACACGCCAAAGAACATGGCGGCCATTGATTGAgttctttatattttgagGTACGTGTTGTAATGTggagtatttttgttattgttggtTTGAGTAATTAGGATTATGTAAACCAAATCTTTCTgtatttttgggttttgttggATTGACTGATTTCGGGTTCAATTCATGCATCTATTAAAATGGGTATTTGTGATCTGAAACTTTGGATTTAAAATCTGATCGCTGGAATTTGTTTCCCTTTTTCATTGTCAATTAACTTTGGGTGCTGAGATTGAATTTGtttccatttaatttttccCTTTCCCCCTTCATTTTCTGGGATTTGGAACTGGAAACCAAGacaattgttattattgtgtTGAATTTTGTCTACGCTGGTGCTCAAATGATCTTTCTTTCTAActctttttgtgtgtgtgattACTGTTGGTAATACGTAATGAATACTGTTTCATGTGGAGTTTGTTAATTGTATGAGAGCATTCGGCATATGACTATCTTTAGTTCCTTATTAAGGCAATTCTTCTTATTCTGGCATAACCAGAGatcttgagtttttttttgtgtttggcTGAACGTTAACATGATTCTCAAGTGCAAAGCATGGTTTACAGCCCAAAACAATATAACATGGCCTTGGCTTTTATTGACCTCATAGGCTTGCAGCAAAGAAAGAACTTTAATTTGGCTAGTGTGGACGCTCTGGCACTTGTAGGAAAACTATCGAACACATGTTAGTGCAATAAAAGTTTTAGACATAGACAATGTAGGACCCAGACTAACATTTGTTAAACATACATCTAACACTTGTTATGTATGCTAAAGTCGACaaacatatgaaaaaaattataacatttaagAGCGAAGTACATCAAACCAATTTTGTAGgcgtataaatatataaacttaatgactttgaatttctatatttaaaaatgatatatatctttttaaaatgtatgtttTAATGAATGTATCATTTTCGTGTCCATGATGtagtttttaataaatggTTGCTGTTGTGTTCTCTGTATTACTGtcttgtatttttatttggcTTCCAAGGTTGCAAGCTTGACCTTTTGCTTCTTGAATCTTGGTGCCACCAAGAAGTACTTGTCATAATTAAAACGTGACATGCACTTTCACTAATTTCACTCTCTATTACTTATTCGTTAAAATAATCTTATGCATTTTTGGCGCTTGACGATGATAGAAAGAGGAAACAATACGTATGGCCATTAAATGAATGCTCTTTTATGGGACATAGAACCACTAGTGgcatcttttctttatataaatttaatgttCGGTGTTTGTGGTGAATGTGAGTACCATTCATTTGAGGTCTACCCTTGCAGTTTTGAGTTTTTCTGCATCCATTAGTTCCCCACAATTAGGATATTTCATTGCTCTTTATGATTTCTTATAGTTGTAGCTGGTTGAAAGAAACATGTCTGATATGCATAATTTCCATCATTATAGACTTAAAAGATATCTTTTCTCATACCGTATTAGTATGTCctttcttatcttttatttttttctggAAACTGCTAAGGCTATTTTATTTCCTAAGATCAAACTCATAAAATTTCCCGCTTTTTGTTGCTCTGgctttttgttccttttttataTGTTGAGATCAGTTGTCTTTTGTGCTTTGGCTGCTTTCAAGGCTTAGTGGGGATGTTATAGTAGAGTGATTGAAAGAGTTATCGAGTCTATTTTATTTCCTAAGAATGAAGTTTGTTGCTTTCTATTGCTCTGCTATTTTGTTCCCTCTATCTGATGAGATCAGTTGTCTTTTGTGCTTTGGCTTCTTGAAGGCACAGCGGGGAGGCGAGAGTAGAGTGATTGAAAGTGTACAATAACAAGTATTTAAATGAAGGGATATTTATTTTGGGGACAAAGTACCCGTGATAGGAGTCCTAGAATTGCTACCTTTGCCAGAATTTAAGCCTCCTGTACACAATGACAGCAGATCAATGAATAATCTATTGATATACGAGTCTGGAATTGTAGTGACCAATCCTCtccaaaatacaataaatctTGTAAGGGATACAAAATCATAATAGAAAGTGaatttaaacaacaaaacataaTAGAAATATGAGAGTCgtataaaagtattttaattaagataagTATCTTGAGTAGTATATCCGACAAAGCGTTTAGAAAGAGAACACCATGAAGAAACCTTCAGACAAGAAAGAACCAAACTGATCATCCTAAGAAAATGAACAACCCTCTAAAATTCCATTCGAACCACAGCTCAGATGATAAATCCTTTACTGCTTTGGGCCATATAAAGACTTGACTTTTAAGGTATTAATAGTCTGTGCAGGCTTTTAAAACTTGCTTATAATCGTGTGATTGTAAATTTAAACTCACGTCTCTTTCAATGCTGGAGACTTGGATTTAGTCTCAATTATGTTCATAAACTCAACTCCCTTTTTCAtacgtttttgttttttctgcAGGGTGAAGGTGCCTCAAAGATGTTTCTGGTCAATAATTTGTTTCCTGAATGTTTTTGTATCTTAGTCTTACTGGCTGAAACTTgcaattcttttcttttatacatgGTGCCAGAGGAAATAAACGTACTTTTCTGTGATTTCTAATCATATATTGGTAACCATTCTTGAGTCGCAGCACATGTTCATGGCTgatttctttactttattgCACATTATCCTTCCCCATACTTGTTTCTCTAGTTAGTTCTTTGCCAATGGCCTATAATACTATTGCTGCAGACTTTAGATGCAAATTGATTCTTTCATTTCCTCAAGTCGTTAGTAGTAATCTCTAGGATTACAGTgatgaatttaatttgaatactCACTAGTTTTTTGTGATAAAAAGGATGTTGGAGTGATtctaaatataacaaaagtgatttttaccgttttaaaataatttttaatgatataCCACCTTGTGGAGTGCATCTGTTCTTGGTGTTTAGAATTCTTTTCGGACTGAACTCTAAATCATCTGATGTGAATGAATGGTTATTGGGGAATGAGAGAGTTGGTAAAATAATGGAATTTCAAATCGTTCTCTTATTAATAATCGAAATTTACATAGATACTATTTCAAATGACTATATGACTTAAGTATTTGAAAAACAGGAATTATAAAACATAGTTCAATTGCTATGTACATTCTGATACTTAgcatattgttaaaaaaaacaatctatgATTAAGAAGATGAAAGTATAGAACACCTTCCCCTTTCATTCTAAAGTacgaaaactttttttttcttctgagAACGTCTAGCTCATATTGGCAAAACTTTACTATAATTAAACCCTCATTGATTCTCGACTAAAATTGTCAGTGgtttattcataaatttttccacagacaaaaaaaaggaaaactatTGTTTTATACAGTTGAAATCAATGGAAACTGGTAATCATCTTGATTCTAATAATGGTAAAATGAGTGATGTAGTTTCCCTTTTGAGTTCTAGATTTCCATCAGCTTACATGTGAAAAacaagtttatatattttcaacttcaaatttatctaatattagtatatttatttatctctatttattttgaatgtgTAAATTTTCGATccagtttttgaaaaaaaagaacatgaaaTGACTTATTGGTGACgttaaattcaaatgaaattactATAATATACACGTGCACacaaaaaagaatcaaagtaTAGCTTCAAAGTTGTGCACACATAAAAGAATCAGAGTATAGCTTCGAAGTTGCCTACCTGATATGTCGCGTccaataatatgaaaatataatatcataaccatttcatttatttcctTAAACAAAACTGAATTATTTGTCatttagaatatttaaatacGTTTAAGcagttaatttaaatttaatatcaattcaTAAGGTGAAAGccaaatgtatatatatacactgcCAAAAAGTGTTGTATTAGAAGTAGAGTATGTTAAAAGGGCAGAAACAAGTCTTGTTGAGTTGCACCCAAGGCCAAAATTTATCTCAACttgctttcattttatcataataacaattatgattatgattgGAACAATTTAAACCCAAGTTCATCAAATAATTAGCACAATTTCTCTTTCAAGATTACCTCAAATTCAACCTGGAATTCCCACACGGAGTTTGAATAATCCCTTTATTTAGTATTTCgcaatcatttttatttccacAAATATCTGAATCAATCAATCAGTCATTCTCAAAAGTTATTGGAATATCAGATCCATTTTAGTTCGAATCGTTTCATCACACCTATGGGCATCATTTGATGATCCATAAATGAAAGGGTTTCAGTTTGATTCTCTAGAAATCTAGAGCATTGCAATCGTTTATGGtatgtttattgttttgattggGACAGAGTTTCCAAGATTAGAGATCGCAGAAGCAGAGGCTGAGCACATAGAGCGGTGACCATTGCTATGATATCTCTTTAGGAGAAAGAACTTGTGGCGGCTACTGATAAATGTAGTATTCAAAACCCAGATTCTTGATTCAGTATGAGAAGCATCTTCTTACTTGTCATTTCCTCTTTTGATTTTACTTTCCTTCCGTCTGCTGCTGAAAATTATGGCTGTGGTTGTTAGATCATTCAATTTGAAGAACCCCTTCGTTTTCGCCATTCTTCCCAAGGTACCCTTCTTTCATTGTTTCATCATATTCCATAATGTGATTTTCGATTTCTAGTCATGTTCTTGGGGGGTTTATGTGTGTGTGGATTTATTGGGGATTTTGGCCAAACTAGCGTTTGGGTATTTGTGGAATTGGTCTGTTACGGATCACAAGAGCTTGATCTTTTGGAGAGTTTTGAACGGACTGTCGTTAGTGATATTGATGAACGATGATCACTGatgatagattttttaaacaagTTACTCTATGTTCCCTAATGTATTTTGAAGAATTAAATTTCTGTCGTGGGAATCTATGTAGTTCTTCTTTGTCTACAAGAACTCATTACCTTACCTCACGTTGGTTGATAATATGACATTTTCGGTGAAAATGTGTGAGGAAATTTCGTTCAGGTTTTATGAATTTGTGTTCTGTCACCATATCTCACTACGTGGGGATTTTTGTTACGGGGATTGACTATAATGTGTGAATTTGTTGGGGATTTAGGCCTAACAAGCTTCTGTTGACTGTTGAGTTCGCTTATATTAAGTATAACAGGTGGCTTAGGTTTCTTTTCATGGTTGGCCATTACCCCTTTTGGTGATTATCGATGATAATTTCTTTTGACAAGTTGCTCTATTTGACCTAATATACTTGGAAGTATTGATTTTCTAATGCAGAGATTGCTGTAATCTTTCTTCAAGAACTTACTGCCTTAACTCATGTTGGTTGTTATTTGATAGTatgtcattttcaaattgCACAGGGAAACTTGATTTCGGATTTTGCTTAGAGTGAGTTGTTATTTATGTTCCATTTTGCAACATACATGAAACTCTCTTGCATGATTAATTGCACAGACTTGTGCACTCCTGAAGTCCATGGACTTGGATTTTGAATGGTTTTGAGTAGGATTTGCAGTAAatgaaggaaagaagaaaatggtctTCAAATCAGCTGCTTTTGAGTTTTTCATATCTGGGACTGTACtaaaattctttcaaaattagttccttgaatttgatttcaaaactATGTCAAGAGtatcatatcatttttttcaaaattaaaccaacTTTGTGATGTGGAAAATTTGTTAGTTGTTTCTTTCATTGGAGAAGACTGTCGTTATAGGCCAGCTGAATTGGCCTCTTCTGTTCAGAAGGTATACTGCAAGGTGGTCAAGACATCAGTACACTTTATTCTATCTTCTATATGAGCTCCAGAAGTTTTATATCTTTCAGTTTTTCTAGTTGAGACTGGCTATAAATTTAGGTAGATTGACAATCCATTCTGTTTATGTTTTAAgccattattatttattatgtgCTTATAAAGCATCCACATACTAGTCAGTACTAATAAGTTGCCTGTGAATGGTGGATAGCTTTCTCCTCTTCAGATCCTTTTCAGAGGAATGGTAATGGTAGTTTTCTATAATATGGATTGG
This genomic interval carries:
- the LOC101202935 gene encoding uncharacterized protein LOC101202935, with protein sequence MAMKQFFSEIKGLKVKELPAYVKPMLSIDAAKKAVERSLDNYNAKYIQTSSIDPLLHVCFGGMIFSYLVALPEERRHLEHQQHAKEHGGH